A stretch of the Oceanicola sp. D3 genome encodes the following:
- a CDS encoding TFIIB-type zinc finger domain-containing protein — translation MTDSQSSATEEHRFPCPACGADMRFDPTSGALMCDHCGHREEAVDEDQAAPAITELDYEAALRAQLPEAEMEETRVLQCDSCGAQVEFDEHDHATECPFCATPIVTDTGTHRHIKPKGLVPFALKEEQARDAMNEWLGKLWFAPGGLQQYARKGRRMQGIYVPYWTYDADTKSRYTGMRGVYYYVTQTVMRDGKPEQRRVRKIAWTPVKGRVARWFDDVLVLASRSLPKKYTDGLQPWNLTGLEPYAPHFLAGFRAEGYQVELAEGFEEAKGIMEAQIRRDVRFDIGGDQQKIASLSTDMSDITFKHILLPVWLAAYKYKGKSYRFVVNGQSGKVQGERPWSAWKIAFAVVLGLIVAGAVGYAVAMSQ, via the coding sequence ATGACCGACAGCCAATCCTCCGCCACCGAAGAGCACCGCTTCCCCTGCCCCGCGTGCGGCGCAGACATGCGGTTTGACCCGACATCGGGCGCGCTGATGTGCGACCACTGCGGCCATCGCGAGGAGGCGGTGGATGAAGATCAGGCCGCGCCTGCCATCACCGAGTTGGACTATGAGGCCGCGCTGAGGGCGCAACTGCCCGAAGCGGAGATGGAGGAAACCCGCGTTCTGCAGTGTGATAGCTGCGGCGCGCAGGTGGAGTTCGACGAGCACGACCACGCCACCGAATGCCCCTTCTGCGCGACCCCCATCGTTACCGACACCGGCACCCACCGCCATATCAAACCCAAGGGCCTCGTGCCCTTCGCCTTGAAGGAAGAGCAGGCGCGGGATGCGATGAACGAGTGGCTCGGCAAGCTCTGGTTCGCGCCCGGGGGCCTTCAGCAGTACGCCCGCAAGGGCCGCCGGATGCAGGGCATTTACGTGCCCTACTGGACCTATGATGCCGACACCAAGAGCCGCTACACCGGCATGCGGGGGGTGTACTACTACGTCACGCAAACGGTCATGCGGGACGGCAAGCCCGAGCAGCGCCGCGTTCGCAAGATCGCATGGACCCCGGTGAAAGGCCGGGTTGCGCGCTGGTTTGACGACGTTCTTGTGCTGGCCTCCCGCAGCTTGCCGAAAAAGTACACCGATGGCCTGCAACCGTGGAACCTGACAGGGCTGGAGCCCTACGCGCCCCACTTCCTCGCCGGTTTTCGCGCTGAAGGCTATCAGGTGGAACTGGCTGAGGGCTTTGAAGAGGCCAAGGGCATCATGGAAGCTCAGATCCGTCGCGATGTGCGCTTTGATATCGGCGGCGACCAGCAGAAGATTGCCTCGCTCAGCACCGACATGAGCGACATCACCTTCAAGCACATCCTCCTGCCGGTCTGGCTGGCAGCCTACAAGTACAAGGGCAAGAGCTACCGCTTTGTGGTCAACGGCCAGTCGGGCAAGGTGCAGGGCGAGCGGCCCTGGTCGGCCTGGAAGATCGCCTTTGCCGTTGTGCTGGGCCTGATCGTGGCCGGGGCCGTGGGCTACGCGGTGGCGATGAGCCAGTAG
- a CDS encoding metal ABC transporter ATP-binding protein translates to MTALIEVHDITLKRDGQTVLAGVSAEFEPGEITTIVGPNGSGKTSLLKSLIGDLAPASGQITRAPGLRVGYVPQKLALDPTLPMTVARFLSLPRRVSADARNRALRYAEVTALEHRQLADLSGGQLQRVLLARALLAEPQILLLDEPTQGLDQPGQAAFYQQIEHVRDSIGCAVVMVSHELHVVMSASDKVICLNGHVCCEGTPEVVRNSAEYRALFGPGTHGALALYRHEHDHSHDHGHDHAHPHDHEHAQGHDHAH, encoded by the coding sequence ATGACGGCCTTGATCGAGGTTCACGACATCACCCTCAAGCGCGATGGGCAGACGGTGCTCGCCGGGGTCTCCGCCGAGTTTGAGCCGGGGGAAATCACCACCATCGTCGGCCCCAACGGCTCGGGCAAAACAAGCCTTCTGAAATCCCTGATCGGCGATCTCGCGCCAGCCTCCGGCCAGATCACACGCGCGCCCGGCCTGCGCGTTGGCTATGTGCCCCAAAAGCTCGCGTTGGACCCGACCCTGCCGATGACGGTCGCCCGGTTTTTGTCGCTGCCTCGCCGCGTCAGCGCCGATGCTCGCAATCGCGCCTTGCGCTATGCCGAAGTCACAGCGCTTGAGCACCGCCAATTGGCCGACCTCTCGGGCGGCCAGCTTCAGCGCGTATTGCTGGCCCGCGCTCTTCTGGCCGAGCCGCAAATTCTGCTGCTCGACGAGCCGACCCAGGGCCTCGACCAACCCGGGCAGGCCGCGTTTTACCAACAGATCGAACATGTGCGCGACAGCATCGGATGCGCTGTTGTGATGGTCAGCCACGAGTTGCACGTGGTGATGAGCGCCTCGGACAAGGTGATATGCCTCAACGGCCACGTCTGTTGCGAAGGCACGCCTGAGGTGGTGCGCAATTCTGCCGAATATCGCGCGCTCTTCGGCCCCGGCACCCATGGCGCGCTGGCCCTCTACCGCCATGAGCATGATCACTCTCACGACCACGGGCATGACCATGCCCACCCGCACGATCATGAGCACGCACAGGGGCACGATCATGCCCACTGA
- a CDS encoding DUF2927 domain-containing protein — protein MIPRVAMLVAALALAGCEEVTGPVTSPTPPERPDLPEPGPKERSEASRIASRHYARVQADLLARGLLRRDGGGPDTPFSDRQLTENFIRIALFDEYVSRGGALIAQQSESSLRRWQQPVRFGLRFGESVPEAQRAKDRANVASYVRRLGKATGHPMSMGTGNGNFTVLMLNEDERAAIGPELQRLVPGIDRAAIRTIENLPRDTLCLVFATTTATSSVYTRAVAIIRAEHPDLLRLSCIHEELAQGLGLANDSPEARPSIFNDDEEFGLLTTHDEMLLRILYDKRLEPGMTALEAKPIVKKIVAEAMGGRV, from the coding sequence ATGATCCCGAGAGTGGCGATGCTTGTCGCCGCCCTCGCCCTTGCAGGGTGCGAGGAGGTAACCGGCCCGGTCACCTCTCCGACCCCGCCTGAACGCCCGGACCTGCCTGAACCGGGGCCGAAGGAGCGCTCCGAGGCGAGCCGAATCGCCTCGCGCCACTATGCCCGCGTTCAAGCCGATCTGCTGGCCCGTGGCCTGTTGCGCCGGGATGGCGGTGGCCCCGATACGCCGTTTTCCGACCGGCAACTGACCGAGAACTTCATCCGCATCGCGCTCTTTGATGAGTATGTCTCCCGCGGCGGGGCGCTGATTGCCCAGCAGTCGGAATCCAGCCTGCGCCGCTGGCAACAACCCGTCCGCTTTGGACTGCGCTTCGGTGAGAGCGTGCCCGAGGCCCAGCGCGCCAAGGATCGCGCCAACGTAGCCTCTTATGTGCGCCGCCTTGGCAAGGCGACCGGCCATCCGATGTCAATGGGCACCGGGAATGGCAACTTCACCGTCTTGATGCTGAACGAAGATGAACGCGCCGCCATCGGCCCCGAGTTGCAGCGGCTGGTGCCGGGCATCGACCGTGCCGCCATCCGCACCATCGAGAACCTGCCGCGCGACACGCTCTGCCTCGTCTTTGCCACCACCACCGCCACCAGCTCTGTCTACACCCGCGCCGTGGCGATCATCCGCGCCGAACACCCCGATCTGCTGCGCCTGTCCTGCATTCACGAGGAACTGGCGCAGGGGCTGGGGCTTGCCAATGACAGCCCCGAGGCCCGCCCCTCGATCTTCAACGATGACGAAGAATTTGGCCTGCTCACCACCCATGATGAAATGCTCCTGCGCATCCTCTACGACAAGCGCCTTGAGCCGGGCATGACGGCGCTGGAGGCCAAACCGATCGTCAAGAAGATCGTTGCCGAGGCGATGGGGGGCCGGGTTTGA
- a CDS encoding cytochrome b: MPRPASYSRLQVVLHWVVVALIIAAFLLSDQMDEWEDMPADAALPLHGIIGLTVFFLMLARLALRLFRGAPPPPKNDPAWQQRVAELTHWVLYALAIATPWSGGFAFYLRWEEAADVHELLKTLLLLTAAAHTAAALYHQFIVKDGLMARMGLRRP; the protein is encoded by the coding sequence ATGCCCCGCCCCGCCAGCTACTCCCGCCTGCAAGTCGTCCTCCACTGGGTCGTGGTGGCACTCATCATCGCCGCCTTCCTGCTCTCCGACCAGATGGACGAATGGGAAGACATGCCCGCCGACGCCGCACTGCCCCTGCATGGCATCATTGGCCTCACCGTCTTCTTCCTCATGCTCGCCCGCCTCGCCCTGCGGCTCTTTCGCGGCGCGCCACCCCCGCCAAAGAATGATCCGGCATGGCAGCAGCGTGTGGCCGAGCTGACCCACTGGGTACTCTATGCGCTGGCCATCGCCACGCCGTGGTCGGGCGGCTTTGCTTTCTACCTGCGATGGGAAGAGGCCGCCGATGTTCACGAGCTGCTGAAGACCCTGCTGCTGCTCACCGCCGCGGCCCACACCGCCGCCGCGCTCTACCACCAGTTCATCGTGAAAGACGGTCTGATGGCGCGGATGGGGCTGCGCCGGCCTTAG
- a CDS encoding SPFH domain-containing protein, which produces MGILDFLSGEFIDVIHWTDDTRDTMVWRFERYGHEIKYGAKLTVREGQAAVFIHEGQLADVFSPGMYMLETNNMPIMTKLQHWDHGFQSPFKSEIYFVNTTRFNDNKWGTKNPVMLRDPEFGPTRIRAFGTYSVKVSDPALFMQEIVGTDGEFTSDEITFQIRNIIVQEASRVMAGSGIPVLDMAANTRDMGKLISAEVSKTLSEYGMIIPELYIENISLPPAVEEVLDKRTSMGVVGDLGKYTQFAAAEAMSAAAANPGAGGNGMGAGLGMGMGMAMANQMGAAMNPQGHAQQPQPGPWGAPAHGTAMPGGQPGYAPAPTHAAPPPPPPPPVEKLWHVAANGATEGPFSKARMGRMVQEGSLTRDSTVWTAGQDGWLKAGDIPELAQLFTILPPPPPPGV; this is translated from the coding sequence ATGGGCATTCTCGATTTTCTCTCAGGCGAATTCATCGACGTCATCCATTGGACAGACGACACCCGCGACACGATGGTCTGGCGCTTTGAGCGCTACGGCCACGAAATCAAGTATGGCGCAAAGCTGACCGTCCGCGAAGGGCAGGCAGCGGTGTTCATCCACGAAGGCCAGCTGGCCGATGTGTTCTCTCCCGGCATGTACATGCTGGAAACCAACAACATGCCGATCATGACCAAGCTCCAGCACTGGGACCATGGCTTCCAGTCGCCGTTCAAGAGCGAGATCTATTTCGTCAACACCACCCGCTTCAACGACAACAAGTGGGGCACCAAGAACCCGGTCATGCTGCGTGACCCCGAGTTCGGCCCCACCCGCATTCGGGCCTTCGGCACCTACTCGGTGAAGGTGAGCGACCCGGCCCTCTTCATGCAAGAAATCGTCGGCACCGACGGCGAGTTCACCTCTGACGAGATCACCTTCCAGATCCGCAACATCATCGTGCAGGAAGCCTCCCGCGTGATGGCCGGAAGCGGCATCCCGGTGCTCGACATGGCCGCAAACACCCGCGACATGGGCAAGCTCATCTCTGCCGAGGTCAGCAAGACGCTCTCCGAATACGGCATGATCATCCCCGAGCTCTATATCGAGAACATCTCCCTGCCCCCCGCCGTCGAGGAGGTGCTCGACAAGCGCACCTCCATGGGCGTGGTCGGGGATCTGGGCAAATACACCCAGTTCGCCGCAGCCGAAGCGATGAGCGCCGCCGCCGCCAACCCCGGAGCCGGGGGCAATGGCATGGGCGCCGGCCTTGGCATGGGTATGGGCATGGCAATGGCCAACCAGATGGGCGCCGCGATGAACCCGCAGGGCCACGCCCAGCAGCCCCAGCCCGGCCCTTGGGGAGCCCCCGCCCATGGCACCGCCATGCCCGGCGGCCAGCCCGGCTATGCCCCCGCGCCAACCCATGCCGCGCCCCCGCCCCCGCCGCCCCCGCCGGTGGAGAAGCTTTGGCACGTGGCCGCCAACGGCGCCACCGAAGGCCCGTTCTCCAAGGCTCGCATGGGCCGCATGGTGCAAGAGGGCAGCCTCACCCGCGACAGCACGGTCTGGACCGCCGGTCAGGATGGCTGGCTGAAAGCAGGCGACATCCCCGAGCTGGCCCAACTCTTCACCATCCTCCCGCCGCCCCCGCCGCCGGGGGTATGA
- a CDS encoding toxic anion resistance protein translates to MEQEVHAKAKETLAQVEEVNAVVLPEPVDANAVVPLAEADPALSAEITKRMCELDMSDTGSIVNFGSAAQSELQTISQAMLADVKNKDVGPAGDGLRKMVTTIRGFSVSELDVRRKRSWWEKLIGRAAPFANFLSRFEDVQDQIDNITSELEGHEHKLLKDIKSLDVLYEKTLNFYDELALYIAAGEAKIAELDATTIPAKEAEVQAAPEEEGVMKAQELRDLRAARDDLERRVHDLKLTRQVTMQSLPSIRLVQENDKSLVTKINSTLVNTVPLWETQLAQAVTIQRSAEAAEAVRSANDLTNELLTQNAKNLRETNAKIRTEMERGVFDIEAVKTANAELVATIQESLQIADEGKRKRAEAEEELQKMEHELKETLASAKARKTGLGDAAGTAVSES, encoded by the coding sequence ATGGAACAGGAAGTTCACGCCAAGGCCAAAGAGACGCTGGCGCAGGTTGAAGAGGTCAACGCCGTGGTGCTGCCCGAGCCGGTGGATGCCAACGCCGTGGTGCCGCTGGCCGAGGCCGACCCTGCCCTTTCGGCTGAGATCACAAAGCGCATGTGCGAGTTGGACATGTCCGACACCGGCTCCATCGTCAACTTCGGCTCCGCCGCCCAATCCGAGCTTCAGACGATCTCTCAGGCCATGCTGGCGGACGTGAAGAACAAGGACGTCGGCCCCGCTGGCGATGGGTTGCGCAAGATGGTCACCACCATTCGCGGCTTCTCGGTCTCCGAGTTGGACGTGCGCCGCAAGCGGAGCTGGTGGGAAAAGCTGATCGGCCGCGCCGCGCCCTTTGCAAATTTCCTCAGCCGTTTCGAGGACGTGCAGGACCAGATCGACAACATCACCAGCGAGCTTGAAGGCCATGAGCACAAGCTGCTGAAGGACATCAAGTCGCTCGACGTGCTCTATGAGAAGACCCTGAACTTCTACGACGAACTGGCGCTCTACATCGCCGCTGGCGAGGCCAAGATTGCCGAGCTGGATGCCACCACGATCCCCGCCAAGGAGGCCGAGGTGCAGGCCGCCCCCGAGGAAGAGGGCGTGATGAAGGCTCAAGAGCTGCGTGATCTGCGTGCCGCCCGTGATGACCTTGAGCGCCGGGTGCACGACCTCAAGCTGACGCGTCAGGTGACGATGCAGAGCCTGCCCTCGATCCGACTGGTGCAGGAGAACGACAAGAGCCTTGTCACCAAGATCAACTCCACCCTCGTCAACACCGTGCCGCTCTGGGAGACCCAGCTGGCGCAGGCGGTGACGATCCAGCGCAGCGCCGAGGCCGCCGAGGCCGTGCGCTCTGCCAATGACCTCACCAACGAGCTGCTGACGCAGAACGCCAAGAACCTGCGCGAGACCAATGCCAAGATCCGCACCGAGATGGAGCGCGGCGTTTTTGATATCGAGGCGGTCAAGACGGCCAACGCCGAGCTGGTGGCGACCATTCAGGAAAGCCTGCAAATTGCCGATGAGGGCAAGCGCAAGCGCGCCGAGGCCGAGGAGGAACTTCAGAAGATGGAGCACGAGCTGAAAGAGACGCTCGCCTCTGCCAAGGCCCGCAAGACCGGGCTGGGCGACGCGGCGGGCACCGCCGTTTCGGAAAGCTGA
- the dtd gene encoding D-aminoacyl-tRNA deacylase gives MRALLQRVLEASVTVEGERISQIGPGLLVLVCAMEGDSEAEAEKLAARISKLRIFQDEAGKMNRALTDINGEALVVSQFTLAADTRRGNRPGFSAAAPPEVGRALYEHFADALAALGVPVQRGRFAADMKVALVNDGPITIWLDTEG, from the coding sequence ATGAGGGCGCTGCTGCAGCGAGTGCTGGAGGCCTCCGTCACTGTCGAGGGCGAGCGGATTTCGCAGATCGGGCCGGGGCTGTTGGTGCTGGTTTGCGCCATGGAGGGCGACAGCGAGGCCGAAGCCGAAAAACTGGCCGCCCGCATTTCAAAGCTGCGTATCTTTCAAGATGAGGCGGGCAAGATGAACCGCGCCTTGACCGATATTAACGGCGAAGCGCTTGTGGTCAGCCAGTTCACCCTCGCCGCTGATACGCGGCGCGGCAACCGCCCCGGCTTTTCCGCCGCTGCGCCACCTGAAGTGGGCCGCGCCCTCTATGAACATTTCGCCGATGCGCTCGCAGCGCTTGGCGTGCCGGTGCAGCGGGGCCGCTTTGCAGCAGATATGAAGGTGGCGCTGGTCAACGACGGTCCAATCACCATCTGGCTCGATACCGAGGGTTGA
- a CDS encoding carbohydrate kinase, translating into MIICAGEALIDMLPREAADGEAMFLPVCGGSVFNTAIALGRLGAEAGLVSGVSTDMFGAQLVEGLTASKVTPDLLMRSDRPTTLAFVRLTNGQAEYAFFDEGSAGRMIRVKDLPTLPRTAKAVFFGGISLAVKPCCDTYFSLMKRHSKSKLIMMDVNVRPDFIPDEAEYRARTEAMLAHTDILKLSDEDLAWMFGDADPSAHAEALLAKGPKMICVTEGAKGVTAYTASGAHTVLAERVEVVDTVGAGDTFNAGLLAGLDRAGALSKSALAEGPPKEVVIEALRLGTRAAAVTVQRAGANPPWAAELA; encoded by the coding sequence ATGATCATTTGCGCGGGCGAGGCCCTGATCGACATGCTGCCCCGCGAAGCTGCGGATGGTGAGGCGATGTTTCTGCCCGTCTGCGGCGGCTCGGTCTTTAACACGGCGATCGCCCTCGGGCGGCTCGGTGCCGAGGCCGGGCTGGTTTCGGGCGTCTCGACCGATATGTTCGGCGCGCAGCTGGTCGAGGGGCTCACCGCCTCCAAGGTCACACCCGATCTGCTGATGCGCTCGGATCGCCCCACCACGCTGGCCTTCGTCCGGCTCACCAATGGCCAGGCCGAATATGCCTTTTTCGACGAGGGCAGCGCCGGCCGGATGATCCGCGTCAAAGACCTACCAACGTTGCCACGCACCGCCAAAGCCGTGTTCTTCGGCGGCATCTCTCTTGCCGTAAAGCCCTGCTGTGACACCTATTTTTCCCTCATGAAGCGCCACTCCAAGAGCAAGCTCATCATGATGGACGTCAACGTCCGCCCCGATTTTATCCCCGACGAGGCCGAGTATCGCGCCCGCACAGAAGCCATGCTCGCCCATACCGACATCCTCAAGCTCTCCGACGAAGACCTCGCGTGGATGTTCGGCGATGCCGACCCATCGGCCCATGCAGAGGCGCTTTTGGCCAAGGGGCCCAAGATGATCTGCGTCACCGAAGGGGCCAAGGGCGTGACCGCCTACACGGCCTCCGGGGCCCACACTGTGCTGGCCGAACGGGTTGAGGTGGTCGACACCGTTGGTGCGGGCGATACCTTCAACGCAGGCTTGCTCGCCGGGCTCGACCGGGCCGGGGCGCTCTCCAAATCGGCACTGGCCGAGGGGCCGCCCAAGGAGGTGGTTATTGAAGCGTTGCGCCTTGGCACCCGCGCTGCCGCCGTCACCGTGCAGCGCGCTGGCGCAAACCCGCCCTGGGCCGCAGAACTGGCATGA
- a CDS encoding transcriptional repressor has product MPQTTGFAPHDHRACITGAIAAAEQACAARGARLTPVRRRVLEILLESHKALGAYDVLDRLAAEGLGDKPPVAYRALNFLTEQGFAHRIERLNAYIACTHPEAGEGHEAAFLICRDCGLVAEAPATEAPLAADAKGAGFTVEDAVVEARGLCPACQTGRKA; this is encoded by the coding sequence ATGCCCCAAACTACCGGCTTCGCCCCGCACGATCACCGCGCCTGCATCACCGGGGCCATCGCCGCCGCTGAGCAGGCCTGCGCGGCGCGTGGAGCGCGGCTGACCCCCGTACGCCGCCGCGTGCTCGAAATCCTGCTCGAAAGTCACAAGGCGCTCGGGGCTTACGATGTGCTCGACAGGCTCGCGGCCGAAGGCCTGGGAGACAAGCCGCCGGTGGCCTATCGCGCGCTGAACTTCCTGACAGAACAAGGCTTTGCGCACCGCATCGAGCGGCTCAACGCCTATATCGCTTGCACCCACCCCGAGGCGGGAGAAGGTCATGAGGCGGCCTTTCTCATCTGCCGCGACTGTGGCCTCGTCGCCGAAGCGCCGGCCACAGAGGCGCCTTTGGCCGCCGATGCCAAGGGCGCGGGTTTCACTGTGGAAGACGCCGTGGTGGAGGCGCGCGGCCTTTGCCCGGCCTGCCAGACAGGGCGCAAGGCATGA